The following are encoded in a window of Arthrobacter sp. OAP107 genomic DNA:
- a CDS encoding SDR family oxidoreductase — protein sequence MSDYSEPRTERLKGRRIIITGAASGIGKSTAQLFAREGAAVGLLDRDKEKLQEAADEIGGVAFPVDITDDEAVASAISEAAAALSGIDGVVNAAGIMFRGHAVDVPAQDWRRVIDINLTGTYNVVRSCIPWLLQETSPTVVTIASAAGLLPNSPGYTAYAASKGGVIALTKALAAELAPSVRVNTVCPGMVDTAMADGHRGNVGNYALNRVADPIEIARAILFLSTAESSYITGSALATDGGRSFH from the coding sequence ATGAGTGACTATTCAGAGCCGCGTACTGAACGGCTCAAAGGGCGCCGGATCATTATCACGGGCGCCGCTTCCGGTATCGGGAAAAGTACCGCACAGCTGTTCGCGCGTGAAGGAGCAGCGGTTGGGCTGCTTGATCGTGACAAGGAGAAGCTGCAGGAAGCCGCTGACGAAATCGGGGGTGTGGCCTTTCCCGTCGACATTACCGACGATGAAGCGGTCGCCAGTGCCATCTCGGAAGCTGCAGCCGCTCTAAGCGGAATTGATGGTGTTGTTAATGCGGCGGGCATTATGTTTCGTGGGCACGCGGTCGACGTGCCGGCGCAGGACTGGCGCAGGGTGATCGATATCAATCTGACCGGCACCTACAACGTCGTCCGCAGCTGCATACCTTGGCTTCTGCAGGAAACGTCACCAACGGTCGTCACGATCGCTTCGGCGGCGGGGCTGCTGCCGAACTCGCCCGGGTACACGGCCTACGCCGCTTCCAAGGGCGGAGTCATTGCGCTGACGAAAGCCCTGGCGGCGGAACTGGCCCCTTCAGTCCGGGTGAACACTGTGTGTCCTGGCATGGTCGACACAGCCATGGCCGACGGGCATCGGGGGAACGTTGGAAACTATGCACTCAACCGCGTGGCCGACCCAATAGAAATCGCCCGCGCCATTCTTTTCCTCTCAACCGCAGAATCTTCTTACATCACGGGATCGGCCCTCGCAACGGACGGCGGCAGGTCCTTCCACTAA
- a CDS encoding aldehyde dehydrogenase family protein has translation MSTKVSEEFDVSVGGGGRRIGLISAAGVVVPSGGYEMEILNPATGQVIGTLCEAGPADIDAVVAGAKTAYEKVWRRTAPEARARMLTAWADAISAHREELADLEVSDVGHLRREAMADIDNSARVLRYYAGIADKIEGRTFAQLPDRLSYGLDEPFGVVAGVSPYNGNANFVALKAGPALVAGNCIVIKAPEVAPLLNYRMVELALQAGLPAGVVSVVTGRGEKVGPLLTEHPDIGMIAFTGGPGSGRAIIHQSATNIVPTFLELGGKSPAILLPDADLDIAIPSLLHSNFAKSGQSCVTGSRIFVPASMYAQVTERLGQKAQTVRVGLPTKESSQMGTLINRQHRARVDALVKSAIDAGAVALAGGGPAEDGELANGAFYQPTVLADVTDDNPAARTEAFGPMASVLSYTDTDEVIARANASEFGLSAQVWGNDARTIQHLAKELIAGTVWINTYRSFHPTVPFGGMKQSGFGKENGFDSVAMYTRRKAVVWDLTTERELPYTN, from the coding sequence ATGAGTACGAAGGTGTCGGAGGAGTTTGATGTGAGCGTGGGTGGGGGAGGGCGCCGGATCGGGTTGATCTCCGCGGCCGGGGTGGTGGTCCCTTCCGGTGGGTATGAGATGGAGATTCTGAATCCTGCCACGGGTCAGGTGATCGGGACCCTGTGTGAGGCCGGCCCTGCTGATATTGATGCTGTGGTGGCCGGTGCGAAGACGGCGTATGAGAAGGTGTGGCGCCGCACCGCCCCCGAGGCCAGGGCAAGGATGCTCACGGCCTGGGCCGATGCGATCAGCGCGCACCGCGAGGAACTGGCCGATCTCGAGGTCTCCGATGTGGGCCACCTGCGCCGGGAGGCCATGGCCGACATCGATAACAGCGCACGGGTGCTTCGCTATTACGCCGGGATCGCCGACAAAATCGAAGGCCGCACGTTCGCGCAGCTGCCCGACCGGCTCTCCTACGGGCTCGACGAGCCCTTCGGGGTCGTGGCCGGCGTCAGCCCCTACAACGGCAACGCGAACTTCGTCGCCCTGAAGGCGGGCCCGGCCCTCGTTGCCGGGAACTGCATCGTCATCAAGGCACCCGAGGTCGCCCCGCTGCTGAATTACCGCATGGTCGAACTCGCCCTCCAGGCGGGTCTTCCCGCCGGTGTGGTCAGCGTGGTGACCGGCCGCGGGGAGAAGGTCGGGCCGCTGCTGACCGAGCACCCGGATATTGGGATGATCGCGTTCACCGGCGGGCCGGGCTCGGGCCGGGCCATCATTCACCAGTCCGCGACGAACATTGTGCCGACGTTCCTGGAACTGGGCGGGAAGAGCCCGGCGATCCTGCTCCCGGATGCCGACCTGGACATCGCGATCCCGTCGCTGCTGCATTCGAACTTTGCCAAGAGCGGCCAGAGCTGCGTGACCGGTTCCCGGATCTTTGTTCCGGCCTCGATGTACGCCCAGGTCACCGAACGGCTCGGACAGAAAGCACAAACGGTCCGCGTCGGGCTGCCGACCAAGGAATCTTCGCAGATGGGCACGCTCATCAACCGCCAGCACCGTGCCCGGGTGGACGCCCTGGTCAAAAGCGCGATCGATGCCGGCGCCGTCGCCCTGGCCGGCGGCGGCCCGGCCGAGGACGGCGAGCTCGCGAACGGCGCGTTCTACCAGCCCACCGTCCTGGCCGACGTCACAGACGACAACCCCGCAGCCCGGACCGAGGCCTTCGGCCCGATGGCAAGCGTGCTGTCCTACACCGACACCGACGAAGTCATCGCCCGCGCCAACGCCTCGGAATTCGGTCTCAGCGCCCAGGTCTGGGGCAACGACGCACGGACCATCCAGCACCTGGCCAAAGAACTGATCGCAGGAACGGTATGGATCAACACCTACCGCTCCTTCCACCCCACCGTCCCCTTCGGCGGCATGAAACAAAGCGGCTTCGGCAAAGAAAACGGCTTCGACTCCGTCGCCATGTACACCCGCCGCAAAGCAGTCGTCTGGGACCTCACCACCGAACGCGAACTCCCCTACACCAACTAA
- a CDS encoding ABC transporter ATP-binding protein, producing MNDTALQTRAAGLPISIKGVAKTFNSPSGKSFEALKPVSMDIKPGEFISIVGPSGCGKSTLMLMVAGLLDRSEGDVRVGGTSVNKPFTDIGIAFQDHLLLDFRTAMENVLIHADIRGLDKKELRSRATELFKQLHIEKAMDKYPRQLSGGMRQRVSLIRTIVHEPSVLLLDEPFGALDALTRLQVRADLESLWLRNRPTVLFITHSVEEAVGLSDRIFVMSPTPGEVVDEIVVDLPRPRPLALVESPDFGTYVDRIYTHFERMGVLHGIEIPKRGNE from the coding sequence GTGAACGACACAGCACTGCAGACAAGGGCGGCAGGTCTGCCCATTTCAATCAAGGGCGTCGCCAAAACGTTCAACAGCCCGTCGGGGAAATCTTTTGAGGCGCTCAAGCCCGTTTCAATGGACATCAAGCCCGGGGAATTCATTTCGATCGTCGGTCCGTCCGGTTGCGGCAAGAGCACCCTCATGCTCATGGTTGCCGGACTGCTGGATCGATCCGAGGGCGACGTCCGGGTCGGTGGAACATCGGTAAACAAGCCCTTCACCGACATCGGCATCGCCTTCCAGGACCACCTCCTGCTGGATTTCAGGACTGCGATGGAAAATGTCCTGATTCACGCAGACATACGTGGGCTGGATAAGAAGGAACTGCGGTCCCGGGCGACGGAGCTGTTCAAACAACTTCACATTGAGAAGGCCATGGATAAATATCCGCGCCAGCTGTCCGGTGGTATGCGCCAAAGGGTGTCACTTATCCGCACCATCGTCCACGAACCATCGGTACTTCTGCTTGACGAACCGTTCGGGGCACTTGATGCCCTTACCCGTCTCCAGGTCAGGGCCGACCTCGAGTCGCTGTGGCTGCGCAACAGGCCCACCGTGCTCTTCATCACTCATAGCGTTGAAGAAGCCGTCGGTCTCTCCGACCGGATTTTCGTCATGAGCCCGACTCCGGGCGAGGTTGTTGATGAGATCGTTGTCGATCTCCCGCGTCCTCGTCCGCTCGCACTCGTCGAATCCCCCGACTTCGGAACGTACGTCGACAGGATCTACACCCATTTCGAACGAATGGGAGTTCTTCACGGCATCGAAATTCCCAAACGAGGAAACGAGTAG
- a CDS encoding ABC transporter substrate-binding protein: MLLAGCAATPSANNAGGNENPVRFQMHWSWSASTAGFAVAQADGLYKEAGIDAKIEQGTGSGTAVQLVANGQADIGIADAVPISQQIEKGAPLVIVATVNQVTNIAMQVLDSSGIKSVQDLKGKTVAVPQGSAHAFLFPLFLEANGLTEKDVTISNVPFASMPAALLQGNVDAIVGGQDTAVSLEQQHANFKNFPFADHGVSPVAHSIFTTQSFAEKNPDAVKKFVSASLKGWASARSNPEHAVAAVKQLLPDSVDGTVLAELKFLLPLLCAGDAKAIGRAEPAHWQQSNDILTKAKLLPAPLDTAKSVSYDFLPAASDLKSCK; encoded by the coding sequence ATGCTGCTCGCCGGCTGCGCTGCCACCCCGTCCGCCAACAACGCGGGAGGCAATGAAAACCCGGTCCGCTTTCAGATGCACTGGTCCTGGTCAGCTTCCACCGCGGGTTTCGCCGTTGCCCAGGCCGACGGACTGTACAAGGAAGCCGGCATTGACGCGAAAATTGAACAGGGCACAGGATCCGGTACAGCAGTCCAGCTCGTGGCGAATGGTCAGGCAGACATCGGCATCGCGGACGCAGTGCCCATTAGCCAGCAGATTGAAAAGGGCGCTCCGCTTGTCATCGTTGCAACTGTGAATCAGGTGACCAACATTGCGATGCAGGTCCTGGATTCATCGGGGATCAAGTCGGTCCAGGACCTCAAGGGTAAAACGGTCGCCGTTCCCCAGGGTAGCGCCCACGCTTTCCTGTTCCCCTTGTTCCTCGAAGCGAACGGCCTAACCGAGAAGGACGTCACCATATCGAACGTTCCCTTTGCCTCCATGCCGGCGGCACTGCTCCAAGGGAATGTGGACGCCATCGTGGGCGGTCAGGACACCGCCGTCTCGCTCGAACAGCAGCACGCGAACTTCAAGAACTTCCCGTTCGCTGACCATGGCGTCTCTCCTGTCGCACATTCAATATTTACCACCCAGAGCTTTGCTGAGAAGAACCCTGATGCAGTCAAGAAATTCGTTTCGGCAAGCCTCAAAGGCTGGGCTTCGGCACGGTCCAATCCCGAACACGCGGTGGCGGCCGTCAAGCAGCTTCTGCCAGACTCTGTCGACGGGACCGTACTGGCAGAACTTAAATTTCTGCTCCCCCTGCTGTGCGCTGGGGATGCAAAGGCTATCGGCCGCGCTGAGCCGGCGCACTGGCAGCAAAGCAATGACATTTTGACCAAAGCCAAGCTGCTCCCGGCTCCGTTGGACACGGCCAAATCGGTCTCCTACGACTTCCTGCCCGCGGCCAGCGACTTGAAGAGCTGCAAGTAG
- a CDS encoding ABC transporter permease → MSRKNLTADRPSQTASAVALPTPGMAPRKPREASATRRRIGSVAWSSLPPLVFVAILLAWAAAVELFKIPAYLLPGPLAVFKRLFTDAGSLWIHTQSTLVVLVVGLLLSVVIGIPLGLVIALSKTAKQLVYPPVIVLQLVPKIAVAPLLLVWLGFSLNTKVALVVLITFFPLLMASISGFRILDDRFLYLTRSMGASRWQTFWTLRFPAALPVIFSGIKTSATIAITGALVAEFLGSNSGLGYALLRASGAMDTEYMFAILVILTVIGVILNYLVEAVEWVLTPWQRRAA, encoded by the coding sequence ATGTCGAGGAAAAACCTCACGGCCGACCGGCCGAGCCAGACAGCATCCGCCGTTGCCTTGCCAACGCCGGGAATGGCCCCACGCAAACCGCGGGAAGCATCCGCAACGAGACGGCGAATCGGCTCGGTCGCTTGGTCCTCGTTGCCGCCCCTCGTGTTCGTGGCGATCCTGTTGGCCTGGGCCGCAGCGGTGGAGCTGTTCAAGATCCCTGCCTATCTTCTTCCCGGACCCCTTGCCGTCTTCAAGCGTCTGTTCACGGATGCGGGCAGCCTTTGGATCCACACGCAATCCACTCTCGTTGTGCTCGTCGTCGGGCTGTTGCTCAGCGTTGTCATCGGCATCCCCCTCGGCTTGGTCATTGCTTTGTCCAAGACCGCAAAGCAACTGGTCTACCCGCCGGTGATAGTCCTGCAGCTGGTGCCGAAGATCGCCGTCGCTCCGCTGCTGTTGGTTTGGCTCGGTTTCAGCCTCAACACCAAGGTTGCCCTGGTCGTGCTGATAACCTTCTTTCCCTTGCTAATGGCGAGCATCAGTGGGTTCCGGATTCTTGATGACAGGTTCCTGTACCTGACGCGTTCCATGGGCGCAAGCCGCTGGCAGACGTTTTGGACGCTTCGCTTTCCTGCAGCGCTTCCCGTGATCTTCTCCGGTATCAAGACTTCGGCAACCATCGCCATCACCGGCGCCCTTGTCGCCGAATTCCTGGGCTCGAACAGCGGGCTGGGTTATGCCTTGCTGCGGGCAAGCGGTGCCATGGACACCGAGTACATGTTCGCCATCCTTGTCATCCTTACCGTCATTGGCGTGATCCTCAATTACCTCGTGGAGGCAGTCGAATGGGTGCTGACGCCGTGGCAGCGCCGCGCTGCCTAA